The Bernardetia sp. ABR2-2B DNA window GATTATTTTCTTTTGCCCACTTCCATTCGCTATTATTATTTTTATTTCCATTTCTCAATGGTGCAGGAATATAGCTTGTACCTATTTTTTTATAAATATCTTCTTCTGAATCTGCTTTTTGATACGAATATTCTAGTAATGAAACTTCTTCGTTCAAACCATTTTTTTGTGAATACTCAAGATGAGAAATTGCAGCCGTTTCTCTCAACAGTTTTCCATAAAAACTTTCTTTTTCTGTAATATGAATTTCTAAATTTAAGTCAATTTCATCAAAATTTCCTTTCCAAAGAAAGGGGGAACTATTTTTTCCATCAAAACTAATTCCATCTAAGTTATTCAAAAACTGAAATAACTCTTTGCTTGCGTTTGCTTCTTTCAAAATACTGACAAAAGAAATTGTATCAATAACAGGTTCGTGCCTTGCTACTTGTCCTGCTGCACTTATTTTTTCTATAAAATCTTGTTTTTCTAAACTTTGAAGAATATAATCAGAATACTTAAAAGCAATATTGATGCGCTGTTTTCCTTCTTGCTGCTCTAAAAACTCTATTTGATTAGCGATATTTTCGGCTGTCTTTTTACCAAAACCCTTTGTTTTTTCTAATGAGCCATCTTTGGCAGCTTTGTATAAATCCTTTACCGTTTCAATCTCTAATTCTGTCCAAATAACACGAACTTTTTTTGCGCCCATTCCTTTTATATTGAGCATTTCGAAAACTCCTGTTGGCGTTTGTGCTGTCAGTTCGTCTAATTCTTTAAAACTTCCATTTTCTAACAAAGAAAGTATTTTATCACTCATATTCTGACTAAAACCCAGTTCTACAAGCTGTTTTTGAGATAATTCGGCAGCTACTTCATTTAGGTTTTCTAATCGTGTAGCTGTTCCTGTATAAGAACGAACTTTAAAAGGATTTTCATTATGAAGTTCTAGTAAAGAACCTGTTAGTTTAAAGGCTTGAGCGAGTTGTTTATTAGTCATTTTATAGAAAAGAGTAAAATAGAATTTCGGTTTGTCTTTGTTTACAAAGGTACTAAAAACTATAATCTAAACCCTAAGGGACTTCGAAGACCCTTAGGGTTTTTCAGAAAACTTTGAAACCTACTTTTTCCATTCAAATCTACCTATTTCTATCTCATCATCATTTTCTTCCATTCCAGATTCCAATTGAAAGATAATTTCTTTTTGTGTTTGGTTTTTAGAACCATAGTTGAAATAAATAGTTGCTTTAAGTGTAGATGCTCCTGCTATTTTTTGGGTTCTGTCATCATAAAAATCTACTTTTATAATGTACTCTCCTTTGATAGCTTCCTTCAAAATATATTCTTCTGAACCATACCCATCTGTCAAGTCTTCAGTCAGTCGTCCTCCGTTTTGAGAAAGGTTATTAGAGTAGTATGTTTTTTCTCCTGTCGGTTCGATAATCCATAAATCAATATCTGTTTCAAGCGTATTCCAATCCAAAACTACTCGTATATCGACAGGTGTATTTTTGAATAAATTATTTTTTTGCTCTTCGCTTAGTTCTTTCTCTATTTTTTTATTGACTTTAGATAAATCTAACTTGTCTTTATGTAATGCAATCAGATTATTAAACTCTGTAAGGACTGTAGATTTGAAATAAGGAAAAAGGTCTTCTAAGGTATCCCAGTTTTCGTCTTCTTTATCAAAATCCATTATCAAAACTTCATAAAATAAATCTAATGCTTTTTGATAATTACCATTTTTTTGATGCGTTAAAGCCAAATCTCTATACGAATGTGGCTCGTTTGGACGGAGTTCTTTTACTTTCTCAAAAAGAAAAATAGCCGTTTCCATTTTTCCAAGTTCACTATATTTATAGCCTAGCATTTTCAAAAGCTCATAATTTTCTAACTCTAGTTCTACAATATTAGAAAGAATCTGAACTCCTACTTCTTCTTCTCCATTCTGAATAAAGTAACTTCCCACACTAAGAAAAAAAGAAGGCGTAGAAGAATAACTTTCTTTGAGGGAAAGATAGGTTTCAAAACGATTTTCCTTAGTAGCATTTTTGATAGAATCCATATAGGGTTCATCTGCACTCCATTCTTTTACTACTAATTTTGTAGTTTCTTTCTGTTGAATTTGTAGTGCTTTTTGAGTAGAATCAGGTAAAACATAGCCTTTTTCAGCAGCTTTTTTTGTAATGACTATGATAACACCATTTGCTCCTTTGCTTCCATACAGAGCCGTCGCATTTTCATTTTTCAACATACTGACAGATTTTACTTGCTCTGGATTAATCTGACTATAATCACTCTTTTCCATTGGAATTCCATCTACTACATACAATGGTTCAGCATTTAGATTAACAGAAGAGTTTCCTCTAATTACTACATTTGAAGAAGAACCTGCGTTTCCATTTATTTGCACACCTGCTGCATTTCCTTGAATGGATTGTACAAGTTGCTCTGATTGAATTGTTTGTACAGCATAACCCAAACTCTGGCTTTTTTCCTCAATTGCCATACCAGTAACCACAACGGACTCCAAAAGCTCCGAACTTTCTGTCATTATTACATCAACAATAGATTGATTACCTACGAGTGCTTCTCTTTTACTAAAACCAACAAATCTAAAAACAAGAATATCCTTTTCACTACAAACAATAGAATAATTGCCATCAATATCCGTTTGTGTTCTTATCGTTGTTCCTTTTATTTGTACAGTTGCACCAGGTAAAGTTCCTTCTATACTAGATATTACTCCTGTTATAGTCTTATTGCGCTCATAGCCTAAAACCTCACTTTGATTAACTGAAACACTCTGATTTTGAGTAGTTTGATTTTCAGTTTCTTCACCAGAGTTATTTTCTTCTTCTTCAACCTCTTCAATTTCTTGCTGAGTTTCTTCTAAATTTTCAGTTATTGTTTCTGTTGTAGAATTTGTATTATTTTCATCAGTTGTTTGTGTTGTTGTTGTGGTAGTTTGATTTGTTTTCTTAGGCTGCTCAGGTAATGAATCTTTTTTGTTTTCTGTCCACCATTCTATTTTTTCTTCATAGTCTGCAAGAGCTATTTTTATGATTTCCGTTTCTGTACTTGCAATTTTTTGAGTTTTTTGAGCTAATAGTTTTTCATACTCTTCTTTTAGTTCGGCAGGTGGCGAAATTTCATATTTGACATAATCTTCTATTCTATCCAAAACGATAAGTGAAGTATAGGGAGTAATCAAGCTATAATTTTTAGCTACTTCTACGATTTTGGTTTTATTTTGTCTTGTGTTTAGAGAAAACTCATCCACTTTTTTATTTGCCCAAATACGCTGAATAGAGGTTGAATTGTAATTTTTAGGAATTGTTATTTTTCTAGTTTCTAAAACTTGTTTTCCTATTCCAAACTGAATTTCTATTTCTGCATCTTTATCTGCACTTATTTTTCCTGCCAGTGAGAAAGATTTGTTTTTTTGTAGAGTTTGGGGCGTAATTGGATAGACTTCGCTTAGGATTCTGTTTTTGTATTTTGCGCCCAAAAACTGATAATTTTGAGATAAAAGTGCTTCTACGGCTTCTTTTTGTGTTTCATAAGAAAGATTGATATAATTCCCTCCTGTTTTTTGAGCTAAAGAATTTAGAAAAGGAGCATCATTTGTTCCACTAGAAACGATAGTATAAATAGTTTGTAGATTGTCTTTTTTAAGAGGAAAAGCATCATCTGAATAAGAAAGGTTTGAAATTCCGTCCGAAAAAAGAAGGATTTCATTTTGCTCTAA harbors:
- a CDS encoding PHP domain-containing protein, yielding MTNKQLAQAFKLTGSLLELHNENPFKVRSYTGTATRLENLNEVAAELSQKQLVELGFSQNMSDKILSLLENGSFKELDELTAQTPTGVFEMLNIKGMGAKKVRVIWTELEIETVKDLYKAAKDGSLEKTKGFGKKTAENIANQIEFLEQQEGKQRINIAFKYSDYILQSLEKQDFIEKISAAGQVARHEPVIDTISFVSILKEANASKELFQFLNNLDGISFDGKNSSPFLWKGNFDEIDLNLEIHITEKESFYGKLLRETAAISHLEYSQKNGLNEEVSLLEYSYQKADSEEDIYKKIGTSYIPAPLRNGNKNNNSEWKWAKENNQSDLLELEDLKGTIHNHSTYSDGQNSVEQMALAAQKLGHSYLVISDHSQSAFYANGLNKERVEQQWQEIEELNKKLAPFRIFKGIESDILNDGSLDYDENTLKGFEVVIASVHSVLGMSEKKATERLLKAIQNPYTKILGHPTGRLLLRREGYPIDHKKIIDACAEYNVAIEINANPHRLDLDWKWIDYAMQKNVWLCISPDAHSTEGLKDTNWGVKVAQKGGLLKKKTLNTLSVEEFESWIKAK
- a CDS encoding VIT domain-containing protein, which produces MKHNLHKPLFSVFFYLTFFISVFAQKTDDLGKLSILQIKNDSAFIELESVDIEVEILGNRATTVTKLTFYNPNDRVLEGELNFPLADKQRVFRFAMDLNGKLREGVVVEKELGRRAFEGVIRKEIDPALLEMTVGNNYKARVYPIPAKGRKIILIGYEEELQDSKAPLYQLNLKYGKVKNFDLNVKVINQEEKPKVKQNELSNFKFKKWETSYIAKSNKKNFEATGIFSFEIPTQINEKVFREKSNSKDTESDYFYINLIPNVIQKDKILPSSIAVLWDVSHSSKERKTEKEIALLESYLERINQKKSDNSLNLKLILFNNRIVSQNDFLIDESNFENQIIKIKRQLESIVYDGGTDLKAIDFPSLEQNEILLFSDGISNLSYSDDAFPLKKDNLQTIYTIVSSGTNDAPFLNSLAQKTGGNYINLSYETQKEAVEALLSQNYQFLGAKYKNRILSEVYPITPQTLQKNKSFSLAGKISADKDAEIEIQFGIGKQVLETRKITIPKNYNSTSIQRIWANKKVDEFSLNTRQNKTKIVEVAKNYSLITPYTSLIVLDRIEDYVKYEISPPAELKEEYEKLLAQKTQKIASTETEIIKIALADYEEKIEWWTENKKDSLPEQPKKTNQTTTTTTQTTDENNTNSTTETITENLEETQQEIEEVEEEENNSGEETENQTTQNQSVSVNQSEVLGYERNKTITGVISSIEGTLPGATVQIKGTTIRTQTDIDGNYSIVCSEKDILVFRFVGFSKREALVGNQSIVDVIMTESSELLESVVVTGMAIEEKSQSLGYAVQTIQSEQLVQSIQGNAAGVQINGNAGSSSNVVIRGNSSVNLNAEPLYVVDGIPMEKSDYSQINPEQVKSVSMLKNENATALYGSKGANGVIIVITKKAAEKGYVLPDSTQKALQIQQKETTKLVVKEWSADEPYMDSIKNATKENRFETYLSLKESYSSTPSFFLSVGSYFIQNGEEEVGVQILSNIVELELENYELLKMLGYKYSELGKMETAIFLFEKVKELRPNEPHSYRDLALTHQKNGNYQKALDLFYEVLIMDFDKEDENWDTLEDLFPYFKSTVLTEFNNLIALHKDKLDLSKVNKKIEKELSEEQKNNLFKNTPVDIRVVLDWNTLETDIDLWIIEPTGEKTYYSNNLSQNGGRLTEDLTDGYGSEEYILKEAIKGEYIIKVDFYDDRTQKIAGASTLKATIYFNYGSKNQTQKEIIFQLESGMEENDDEIEIGRFEWKK